Proteins from one Clostridium cellulovorans 743B genomic window:
- the rpmB gene encoding 50S ribosomal protein L28 yields the protein MSRKCEICGKGVISGAQYSHSHRASKRTWAPNIKKVRAVVKGATKSVHVCTRCLRSGKVERAI from the coding sequence ATGTCAAGAAAATGTGAAATCTGCGGAAAAGGTGTAATTTCAGGTGCACAATACAGCCATTCACATAGAGCAAGTAAAAGAACTTGGGCTCCAAACATAAAAAAAGTAAGAGCTGTAGTAAAGGGCGCTACTAAATCTGTTCATGTATGCACTAGATGCTTAAGATCTGGTAAAGTAGAACGCGCTATATAA
- a CDS encoding Asp23/Gls24 family envelope stress response protein produces MMNITNSNGDITYTDEVLAQIVGLSTMECYGVVGMAKKNATEGFWELIKGESLSRGVKIANREDALTIELFIIVEYGTKISVIASNIIQRVKYNMENLTGLRVATVTVNVQGVRV; encoded by the coding sequence ATGATGAATATAACCAATAGTAATGGAGATATTACCTATACTGATGAAGTCTTAGCTCAAATCGTAGGCTTATCTACCATGGAGTGCTACGGCGTTGTTGGTATGGCAAAGAAAAATGCCACTGAAGGCTTTTGGGAATTAATCAAAGGAGAAAGCCTTTCAAGAGGAGTTAAGATAGCAAATAGAGAAGATGCCTTAACAATTGAATTGTTTATTATAGTTGAATATGGAACAAAAATTTCAGTTATAGCAAGCAATATAATTCAAAGGGTTAAATATAACATGGAAAATTTAACAGGTTTAAGAGTAGCTACTGTAACCGTAAACGTTCAAGGTGTCAGAGTATAA